The stretch of DNA tccctgtgtctgcgtgggtttcctccggttgactgtctgtgaggagtgtggtgtgttctccctgtgtctgcgtaggtttcctctggttgactgtctgtgaggagtgtggtgtgttctccctgtgtctgtgtgggtttcctccgggtgactgtctgtgaggagtgtggtgtgttctccctgtgtctgcgtaggtttcctccggttgactgtctgtgaggagtgtggtgtgttctccctgtgtctgtgtgggtttcctccgggtgactgtctgtgaggagtgtggtgtgttctccctgtgtctgcgtaggtttcctccggttgactgtctgtgaggagtgtggtgtgttctccctgtgtctgtgtgggtttcctccgggtgactgtctgtgaggagtgtggtgtgttctccctgtgtctgtgtgggtttcctccgggtgactgtctgtgaggagtgtggtgtgttctctctgtgtctgcgctggtttgctccggtttcttcccatggtccaaaagcacacattggtaggtggattggagactcaaaagtgcccacaggtgtgagtgtgtgagtgaatgtgtgagtgtgtgtcaccctgtgaatgactggcaccccctccagggcgtgtccctccttgcgcccagtcattctgggtagactctggacccaccgccaccctgaattggataagcggttacagataatgaatgaatgaatatatatatatatatatatatattagtgctgTCATTcgattaaataaaatgaactaaaCTTTACAATTTTCTAAAATGATTCACAAttgaacatttttcttttttaaaactgaagcttttaataaaattaacttaaatgtgaaaaaatggAGAGCTTTAGCATCAGACACAGAAGCTTTAACAGTTAAAATTAACGCTACAGAGCAGCTCAGGGCTCAAATACGGGAATTAAGTGACGTAggaaacaatataaataatgtttagGGCCTTCAGATgtaggtgtgtatgtgaaaTCTCGGTGGGAAGTTGTACACTCCTGGTCTACGTTGTTTCCACAGAGGACGGTGTCTACACAATTCTGGACACTTTGAGTGTGTTTCTCGCTCCTCCACAAGGAGGCGTTGTGTACTGCGCTGTAGGGCCCGCGCATGCGCAGTCTGTGTGTTTACGTGAGAGGCTGGCGGTTGGAGGGAGTTTTGAACTCGACTTTAGAAGAAATAAACCGCTTTAAACTCTCAAAATCCGATTTCAGAAGCGTTTTTACTGGATCCGGTTTGATTTAAGACCGAGGAGAATTCATCCGTGAGTTTGATTCTGTTCCTCTCCCTGAACTCGCCTTAATTGAACTCTCCGGTCCACCTTAACTGGCGCTGCTGTTTAAGCctggtttaaggtggaacggatagTTTCTTTATGGCATTAATCCACAGCGGCTTAAACCTTCAGCAGAGATTATTGACAGATTTACACACTTAATGAAGCCTGCGGTATAGACACAACTGCCGTAAAATTAAAAACACCtcctctgtagttctacaatcacagactgtagtccgtctgtggctctgcatactttaatacccccatttccccctgttcctcagcgctcaggacccccacagagcaggtgtgatgtggtggtggatcattctcagcgctgcagtgacactgacgtggtggtggtgtgttagtgtgtgttgtgctggtgtagagtggatcagacacagcagtgctgctggagtttttaaaccctgtgtccactctctgtccactctgtgagacactcctccctcgttggtccaccttgtagatgtagagtcagagacagtagctcatctgtcgctgcacagtgtgtgtcgctcgtcctctagtccttcatcagtgacacaggacgctgttggctggatgtttttggtttttggactattctcagtccagcagtgacactaaggggtttaaaaactccaggagcactgctgtgtctgatccactccagaAAATTGTCATTGCCGGCTCCAAACAGGACAAATGAACACGACATAAAacataataattataatcacGCTCTATTTTTTATAACAATGCAGTTTATGTTTTTATCCACTATAGATAAAACACTCAATGTActaacattgtgtgtgtgtgtattaatgtgtatatgtgtgtttctctctcaagtgagggtgtgtgtgtacagcaggTGATGGacagtgcagtgtgtggtgtgatgcTGATTCAAATGACTCCACCCCCTCTGCCTTTAAGTCCCGCCCCATTCCCTCCTCAATGTCCCGAGCTGGACCTGTCCctcacacagagccctgaccgtCCGTCAGCTTCAGCAGGTGGACTGAAGAAAggacacactcatacacaaccacgcaaggtctctctctctctctcactcacacacacacacacacacacacacacacacattgtgaaaCTAAGATGATGATAGTTCTGAGGTGATGGTGATGTTGTTGTTTATCCGCACAGGTGCGCTTTAATGTGAGCCCAGAGCCAACAACAGCGACACCACCACCCTGCAACAGCCAATCAGCTTCTAGCAAAGCTAGTAAGAGAATACAAGGTGAGAACATAGTTATATGGTATAACACattacacacatatgcacacacaaatacaatagTAACATGCAGAACTGTGGACAGCTCCAttatgataaaaaaaagaacataaaagACGCTTTAGTTAATACAGTAACCATCCAGATAATCAGAGTGCAGCATGTTATAGAAAGGAcgactggtgtgtgtgtttgaggtccACAAATAACAGCGATATGTGGCCATCTCCTGCCCATCGTTGCAGCTCAGAGAAAGTTGGAGGTGGAGGCACAGGGGGAGGAGCTACAGCAGCTGGATGAGGGGGCAGGACTTAACACTATTCTAGCTCTGAGGGCGGAGATTCAGCAGCTGGAGGGGGAGGAGTTTGACTCACAGAAAGCTGTACAGGAGAAGCTGCAGAACTCAGCGGTTGCTCGGGAGAACGTCGGAGCGAAAGCAGCAGAGGGTAAGAATCAAAGATCATCACAGTGATGTGTGGAGAAGATTAAATCTGGTGtgaatcactctctctctctctttctagggTTAAATATCCCTCGCTCACAGCACTTGTATCGATCGCTAGTTAGCGTTGACCTCTCACATGACCAGATTGTGAGTGAACTGCTCCGTGATAGGCCAACTTTAGCTCCGCCCACCACTACCTACAAGGTCAGATTACATTTCTTCTTCAAATCCTGAAAACCAGTGAAAATTTAAAAAGGTACAGTCAACAAACCAGTGATTATGTTTTTGCTGCAGCTCCGCTCTCCTCCAGCAGAGGGCCCCGACCTACTGATGTTCCACAGTAAATGCCAGCTTGTCAGAGAGATGCCACTTTTGCAAGGCAACCAGCTCCCTTGGCCCCGCCCATGCCCCAAATCTCGCCCTGCCCATGCCACCTTTCACCTCCATCAGCGCCACGGGCAGTGGGAGCTGTGAACTGACACAAGACATCACTTCCTGTGGGTGTGTCCGAGTTTATTTATGACCGAGTTCCTCATGGcagaaaatgatataaaaatgataaatataagttttttttttaaagtgatcTCTGTAATATTTCTCGTTGTGACACTGTAATAAGAACATTACTGGGATTTAGATTACGTTATTTAGTACTTGTTTACATATTGTTTACTGTTTTCCAAATTTGACCCAAAGTGGCAAAATGTAGTAGACACACTATTATTCAGAACGACAGGGCGGCACCGTGTATCGGAAATAAAATCAGGCTGTCAGTGAAAGCTGGTGCATaatatcacacactgacacttgcAGCCAGTGTAAAACTCTGTTGACCCATTAGCTAATGGTGTTtatccactgcatggaaccgaCTTGGCTCTGCTCTTGCTTCTCCTTCAGGTAGGGACTAAACTCTGGCatttaaaccttgcagagcgctgattgtccagagagaatTGTCACTCTAcaccacgcaacgcagacgtccagcaccaactctccatctgtaaaatctccagctgcagcagagatcacgtttgttttgatccaactcacgacggcagctcgtaaaaattacgccgtggtcttttgaagaggttcaaacgcttcttggatcggtggctgaaGAAACAATGCAGTGAgacactgcaacaaggaaggaacaaactctactgatctccctgaactgatgacagagctgtgtttagtcccaaacaacaacaacaacaacacgccaatacaccatgagtaaacactgcttaacgttaccaccgttGTATTGATCAGTGCGGGGATGGTGGGAGTGGAAAGGCGACCAGGGAAAAGTGAGTAGAGACATGCTGAAGCTATGTTATGCAATGGACAAGTACCCGGTCACACACTACCTCCTAGAGTCACAGGGAATCTGTCAGTCATTGGACCAACTCAAAAGCCAAGGTTATATCTACAGAAAAAATCACTTTAATAGGTAATAAAGTGTCAAGAATTTTCTGTTCTTCTCCCAGTTACCTTAAAGTGACAGCCCAGACCTATGTTGACTTTTCTCAAAATATCATTCTCTGTATTAATGTGATTAGTGAAGTCATTTTAATGATGCTGTGTGCTGATTGtcctgaattaattaattttccatCTTTGAGTtgtttctgtaaatgtttgattgttgtttaataatgctttatttatttttgtaaatgtttatttattgcgTGGAGATTATTCTCATAAGAGAAACACCTGAACCCTTTTAACATTAAAGTTATTACACTTAATAATAAATCATACTCATATAACACAAATTTACTTATCTATGAGAGGGTGTGCTGTTCTGTTATCATTATAAgtacaaatatattacattttgcGGGAAGTGTGGGTATTGACTACATTTTGACGTGTGCATAACCTGTGGTACAAAAATCAAGCCTGTGCAGACCAGCTCTTATTACTTTTCTCTCATTAATTATTATACCGTGGTTGTGAAATTGCTGCTTGTGAGATTGTTGAGACATAGTTGTAAGATGGTTGTGAAATGTTTGAGATTGTTGAGATGTTTCAGACAGGTTTGTGAGATCTTCCTCTGAGGCTTGTTAGAACTTTTGAGAGGTTAGTGACACAAGATATTTGTTTGAAGAATGTATGATGTGAATGAGTTGTTTGTGAGgtgtttgtatttttggtttATTAGCTATGAGTGCTATGTTTGTAGAccatgattaaaattgtgacaTTGGTATTGATATACAGATGTTATTGAGGTGTTTTCTCTGGGAGATGCTAGGTGTGGTCTCGTTACAGGTGTTGGAGTCTAGTGTGTTAATCTCACATTGATACTGGCTCACTGGAACCTATC from Hoplias malabaricus isolate fHopMal1 chromosome 5, fHopMal1.hap1, whole genome shotgun sequence encodes:
- the ppp1r35 gene encoding protein phosphatase 1 regulatory subunit 35, which gives rise to MDSAVCGVMLIQMTPPPLPLSPAPFPPQCPELDLSLTQSPDRPSASAGGLKKGHTHTQPRKVRFNVSPEPTTATPPPCNSQSASSKASKRIQAQRKLEVEAQGEELQQLDEGAGLNTILALRAEIQQLEGEEFDSQKAVQEKLQNSAVARENVGAKAAEGLNIPRSQHLYRSLVSVDLSHDQIVSELLRDRPTLAPPTTTYKLRSPPAEGPDLLMFHSKCQLVREMPLLQGNQLPWPRPCPKSRPAHATFHLHQRHGQWEL